The Sulfurospirillum halorespirans DSM 13726 genome has a window encoding:
- a CDS encoding pyridoxamine 5'-phosphate oxidase family protein, producing the protein MVDEQNFPYATPVNYVWHKGAVYFHGMGSGKKESILLQKPSVCFTIFYEYGTVVDPVPCHADTAYRSVIIFGEADKVMDAEESSLVLQKLLDKYTPHYYKHQLSGSLIEKYRSTHDGKAVSVFKIEPYELSAKENIASNSELFNKEALL; encoded by the coding sequence ATGGTGGATGAGCAAAATTTCCCTTACGCCACGCCTGTGAATTACGTATGGCACAAGGGTGCTGTTTACTTTCATGGCATGGGAAGTGGTAAAAAAGAGAGCATTTTGCTTCAAAAACCTTCCGTCTGCTTCACCATCTTCTATGAATACGGCACCGTCGTCGACCCTGTTCCCTGTCATGCCGATACGGCGTATCGCAGTGTGATCATTTTTGGCGAGGCGGATAAAGTGATGGACGCCGAAGAGTCCTCTTTAGTGCTTCAAAAATTGCTGGATAAATACACGCCACACTACTATAAGCACCAACTCTCGGGAAGTTTGATCGAAAAGTATCGCTCCACACACGATGGCAAAGCCGTCTCTGTCTTTAAAATTGAACCCTATGAGCTCAGTGCAAAAGAAAATATTGCCTCGAATAGCGAATTGTTCAATAAAGAGGCACTTTTGTGA